A stretch of Aeromicrobium tamlense DNA encodes these proteins:
- a CDS encoding hydroxymethylglutaryl-CoA lyase, translating into MALPMVERDPSLPARVTIYEVGPRDGLQNESGIVPVDAKVAFIEDLVSAGLPVVEATSFVHPKWVPQLADAGEVVARLPVAGSVPLPVLVPNERGLDRALEAGVRHIAIFASATETFAAKNLNSSVEGQFALFEPVVRRALDAGVDVRAYVSMCFGDPWEGAVDPAQVVGVGRRLLDLGATQLSIGDTIGVGTAAHVARLVGDFADAGVPAARLAMHFHDTYGQALANALAALRCGITTFDASAGGLGGCPYAESATGNLATEDLVWMLTGLGIEHGVDLPALVRASVRMAEVLGRESPSAVVRALA; encoded by the coding sequence ATGGCACTGCCGATGGTCGAGCGCGACCCCAGCCTGCCCGCGCGCGTGACGATCTACGAGGTCGGCCCGCGCGACGGCCTGCAGAACGAGTCCGGGATCGTTCCGGTGGACGCGAAGGTCGCGTTCATCGAGGACCTCGTGTCCGCGGGGCTGCCGGTCGTCGAGGCCACCAGCTTCGTGCACCCGAAGTGGGTGCCCCAGCTCGCCGACGCCGGCGAGGTCGTGGCGCGGCTCCCCGTGGCGGGAAGCGTTCCGCTGCCGGTCCTGGTCCCGAACGAGCGCGGTCTCGACCGCGCCCTGGAGGCCGGCGTGCGGCACATCGCGATCTTCGCCAGCGCCACCGAGACCTTCGCGGCCAAGAACCTCAACAGCTCGGTCGAGGGCCAGTTCGCGCTGTTCGAGCCCGTCGTCCGCCGCGCGCTCGACGCGGGAGTCGACGTTCGCGCGTACGTCTCGATGTGCTTCGGCGACCCGTGGGAGGGCGCCGTCGACCCGGCCCAGGTCGTGGGCGTCGGACGGCGCCTGCTCGACCTCGGCGCGACCCAGCTCTCGATCGGCGACACGATCGGCGTCGGCACCGCCGCGCACGTGGCCCGGCTCGTCGGCGACTTCGCCGACGCGGGCGTGCCGGCCGCCCGGCTCGCGATGCACTTCCACGACACCTACGGGCAGGCGCTCGCGAACGCCCTCGCGGCGCTGCGCTGCGGGATCACCACGTTCGACGCCTCGGCCGGCGGTCTCGGTGGCTGCCCCTACGCCGAGAGCGCGACGGGCAACCTGGCCACCGAGGACCTCGTCTGGATGCTCACCGGCCTCGGCATCGAGCACGGCGTCGACCTGCCGGCGCTCGTCCGTGCCAGCGTGCGGATGGCCGAGGTCCTCGGTCGCGAGAGCCCCTCGGCCGTCGTCCGCGCCCTCGCCTGA
- a CDS encoding EcsC family protein: protein MGMKDRIAKEAGTRVVPSVASGYVRTVLDKAIDGIGPLRPVVETAGAKLAANAGDVEKAVASLVRSHTSLAGLQGFVTNLGGVALAPATVPANVVGVTIVQCHLVASIAHLRGYDIEDPRVRNAVLAVMLGEDTVKEMIKKRTLPSSPMALATSPVHDPVLDDRIAKEVTGELVGRTIGRRALMLAGKKIPLLGGAVGAGADGFGTWQVGRYAQSELKDRRLRRR from the coding sequence ATGGGAATGAAGGACCGGATCGCGAAGGAGGCGGGCACCCGGGTGGTGCCCTCCGTGGCCTCGGGCTACGTCCGCACGGTCCTCGACAAGGCCATCGATGGCATCGGGCCGCTGCGCCCCGTCGTGGAGACGGCCGGGGCCAAGCTCGCCGCGAACGCCGGTGACGTGGAGAAGGCCGTCGCCTCGCTCGTCCGCTCGCACACGAGCCTCGCGGGCCTGCAGGGGTTCGTCACGAACCTCGGCGGCGTCGCACTGGCGCCCGCCACGGTCCCGGCCAACGTCGTCGGCGTCACGATCGTGCAGTGCCACCTCGTCGCGAGCATCGCCCACCTGCGCGGCTACGACATCGAGGATCCGCGCGTGCGCAACGCCGTGCTCGCGGTGATGCTCGGCGAGGACACGGTCAAGGAGATGATCAAGAAGCGCACGCTGCCCTCGTCGCCGATGGCGCTCGCGACCTCCCCGGTGCACGACCCCGTGCTCGACGACCGCATCGCCAAGGAGGTCACCGGCGAGCTGGTCGGCCGCACGATCGGCCGCCGCGCGCTCATGCTGGCCGGCAAGAAGATCCCGCTGCTCGGCGGCGCGGTCGGCGCCGGTGCCGACGGCTTCGGCACCTGGCAGGTCGGCCGCTACGCGCAGTCCGAGCTCAAGGACCGCCGCCTCCGTCGCCGCTGA
- a CDS encoding phosphotransferase, whose product MAQEPFSTQVATPQWRALAEEWTAEALARHGIAVTGPSEQPRIRAWSTQLTVPTDAGLVWFKATCPAMAFEPALQQEMARLVPGAVQEPLAIDAEQGWMLTRDHGPTVGDQRTPTAQDWRLAVAEAARVQRALVDHREELLATGLPDAAPETVVDRFDRMLEIHEQMPAEEGPHVAPGTIEALRSRRSELVDACAELAESTVPSTWQHGDLHPWNLYGTDGHVALFDLGDGMWAHAVELLCVPYGVVTSSDDVAWADVVPAWREVWEVEPEEFDRLWRATGFTHAVNRAVTWHRALLTATAAEVAEWGSAVEHHLASMLDA is encoded by the coding sequence ATGGCGCAGGAGCCGTTCTCGACGCAGGTGGCGACTCCCCAGTGGCGCGCCCTCGCCGAGGAGTGGACCGCGGAGGCGCTCGCGCGTCACGGCATCGCGGTCACGGGCCCGAGCGAGCAGCCGCGCATCCGCGCTTGGTCGACCCAGCTCACCGTGCCGACCGACGCCGGACTCGTCTGGTTCAAGGCCACGTGCCCGGCGATGGCGTTCGAGCCGGCGCTGCAGCAGGAGATGGCCAGGCTCGTGCCCGGCGCCGTCCAGGAGCCGCTCGCGATCGACGCCGAGCAGGGCTGGATGCTCACCCGCGACCACGGCCCCACGGTCGGCGACCAGCGCACGCCCACCGCGCAGGACTGGCGGCTCGCGGTCGCCGAGGCCGCGCGGGTCCAGCGGGCGCTCGTCGACCACCGCGAGGAGCTGCTCGCCACCGGACTGCCCGACGCGGCCCCGGAGACCGTCGTCGACCGCTTCGACCGCATGCTCGAGATCCACGAGCAGATGCCGGCCGAGGAGGGTCCGCACGTCGCGCCGGGCACGATCGAGGCGCTGCGCTCGCGGCGCTCCGAGCTCGTGGACGCCTGCGCCGAGCTCGCGGAGTCCACCGTGCCCTCCACGTGGCAGCACGGCGACCTGCACCCGTGGAACCTCTACGGCACCGACGGCCACGTCGCCCTGTTCGACCTCGGCGACGGCATGTGGGCCCACGCGGTCGAGCTGCTCTGCGTCCCCTACGGCGTGGTCACGTCGTCCGACGACGTGGCCTGGGCCGACGTCGTCCCCGCGTGGCGCGAGGTCTGGGAGGTCGAGCCCGAGGAGTTCGACCGGCTGTGGCGCGCCACCGGCTTCACGCACGCGGTGAACCGGGCCGTCACGTGGCACCGGGCCCTGCTGACCGCCACCGCCGCCGAGGTCGCCGAGTGGGGGAGCGCGGTCGAGCACCACCTGGCCTCCATGCTGGACGCATGA
- the aat gene encoding leucyl/phenylalanyl-tRNA--protein transferase, protein MTPVPLPPSPWAFEPAEWPDDDCVASGADLEPSTLFEAYRRGAFPMPDRRRLLWWSPTQRGVLGPGDLRVSRSLRRSMRSFTITVDTDFEAVIDACADPRRPGAWIDASIRRAYVRLFELGHAHSVETRDEEGRLVGGLYGVGIGALFAGESMFHRRTDASKAALVGLVERMSVLPDWLIDTQWQTPHLATLGVREVPRATYLAAIEALVDLPAPDWD, encoded by the coding sequence ATGACGCCGGTCCCCCTGCCGCCCTCGCCCTGGGCGTTCGAGCCCGCGGAGTGGCCCGACGACGACTGCGTCGCCTCCGGCGCCGACCTCGAGCCCTCCACGCTCTTCGAGGCGTACCGCCGCGGCGCGTTCCCGATGCCCGACCGCCGCCGGCTGCTGTGGTGGTCGCCGACGCAGCGCGGCGTGCTCGGCCCGGGCGACCTGAGGGTCTCGCGGTCGCTGCGGCGCTCGATGCGGTCGTTCACGATCACCGTCGACACCGACTTCGAGGCCGTCATCGACGCGTGCGCCGACCCGCGCCGTCCCGGGGCCTGGATCGACGCCTCGATCCGCCGCGCGTACGTGCGGCTCTTCGAGCTCGGCCACGCGCACAGCGTCGAGACCCGCGACGAGGAAGGACGGCTGGTCGGCGGGCTCTACGGAGTCGGGATCGGCGCTCTGTTCGCGGGCGAATCCATGTTCCACCGCCGCACCGACGCGTCGAAGGCCGCGCTGGTCGGGCTGGTCGAGCGGATGTCGGTCCTGCCGGACTGGCTGATCGACACCCAGTGGCAGACCCCGCACCTGGCCACGCTGGGCGTCCGCGAGGTCCCGCGGGCGACCTACCTGGCCGCGATCGAGGCCCTCGTGGACCTCCCCGCACCCGATTGGGACTGA
- a CDS encoding HU family DNA-binding protein translates to MALSRNDLVAELANKTGSTKKDVDEFVTAFAELVIDSVAKGEKISIPGVLSVELVERAARTGRNPATGETIDIPAGKGVKVSAGSRLKAAAKSAK, encoded by the coding sequence GTGGCACTTTCCCGCAACGATCTCGTGGCCGAGCTGGCCAACAAGACCGGCAGCACCAAGAAGGACGTCGACGAGTTCGTCACCGCCTTCGCCGAGCTCGTCATCGACTCGGTCGCCAAGGGCGAGAAGATCTCGATCCCGGGTGTTCTCTCGGTCGAGCTCGTCGAGCGCGCCGCCCGCACGGGTCGCAACCCCGCCACTGGTGAGACCATCGACATCCCCGCCGGCAAGGGCGTGAAGGTCAGCGCCGGCTCGCGCCTCAAGGCTGCCGCCAAGTCCGCGAAGTAA